GTGCAAATCATACCCATGCTGTGCCGCCGCACCACAAATTTTTTCTGCTAGCACTGTTGTGCCTACACCACGCCGTCCCTGAGTATAGAGGCTGTCCTTGACTGCCACATCATCATCAATCAGAATACTTAATACCTGGATACCTTCGCTACGGGCTAACTCCGTTGCCATCTCAAAATTCATCACATCACCGCTGTAATTCTTAACGATATAAACGATACCAGCCCCACCATCTACTCTCTTTGCAGCCTCCAACATTTGGTCTGGGGTAGGAGAAGTGAAAACCTCCCCCGGACAGGCAGCATCCAGCATTCCCATCCCCACAAATCCAGCGTGCATTGGCTCGTGACCGCTTCCACCGCCTGAAATAATTGCTACTTTGCCTTGTGCTGGTGCATCGGCTCGATAGACAAAAGCAGGCTCATAATTTACTTTAATCAAATCGGGGTGAGCCGCAGCCATACCCTCTAGATTTTCACGTATAAAGTCTTCCGGTTTATTAATAAGCTTCTTCATAGTCTTGTCACTCTTCATTTAGAAGTTACTAGAACCAAGAATAAAGCACTGTTGCTCCTTCGTCATTTCTGAGAGCTTTGTAAAGTTAAGTAAAACCTAATGAATTTTATTAATAAATGTTGCAAGTACTTGATCCCCTTGCTAGCGTATGCAAAGACAGTTGGTTCTGGTAGACACTTATATCTAAAAGAGGTGCCATCGATGCTACACGTTAATCTTGGCTTTTCACTGATTCACTGATTGTAGTATTGTCCAAAAGGTATTTCTCTAACTGGTTTACACCAATTTTCCGGTAAGACAGCTAAGAAATATCTCTGTTGCTCGTTTGGCTACACTAAAGACGACTTGAGACAGTTGTTGATTTGCTTGATTGTTACATATTGCCAGTCCAACTCAAAGTTTACTGAAATCTGATTAAATACATACCCAAAGTTTTTCTCGAAGAATGCGGTAAGAGAAGCTTTCTTACTGCGAACGATTTGGTTCAACCAGTTACCAGTTATCAGCTATCAGTGAGCCAGCGCTCTTTGGAGGGTCTCCCGACCTAGGCGACTGCGAAGCCGAAGGGTTACCAGTTATCAGTAGTTGTTGTCATTTGAAATTTTGATAACTGTTCACTGTTCACTGTTCACTGACTTAACTCAGGAGGTTTTAGTTATGAATATTCAAGGAAAGACAGCTCTTGTTACTGGGGCTTCACGTGGTATTGGGCGAGCGATCGCCTTTGAATTAGCAAGGCAAGGAATAAAACGCTTGTTGTTGGTTGCACGAGATAGTGGTTGTTTAGCTGAAGTAGCCTCTGAGATAGAGATGCTTGGTGTGGAAGCTGTGATCTTGCCTTTGGATTTGTCTGAAGTGGTGGAAGTGAATATTGCGATCGCTCAAGCTTGGCGAGATTATGGACCAATTGATCTACTTGTTAACTGTGCTGGAGTTGCCCACCAAACACCCTTTTTAGAGTCTCGACTACCAAATGTGCAGGTAGAGATAAACGTGAATTTAATCGGAATGTACACCATGACTCGTCTAGTTGCCCGACGCATGGTAGCACAAGGCTCAGGCACAATCGTTAACGTATCTAGCTTGATGGGTAAAGTGGCTGCACCAACAATGGCAACTTATTCAGCCACCAAGTTTGCAATTATAGGGTTCACTCAAGCCTTGCGCGGCGAGCTAGCTAAACACAACATCCGAGTTGTAGCCTTGTTACCATCCCTAACCGATACTGATATGGTGCGAGAGTTAGAGTGGTTTCGTTGGGTAGTACCCATAACTCCCCAGAAAGTGGCTCAGGCACTTGTTAGCGGACTACAAAGAGATTCACCAGAAATCTTAGTAGGATGGCAAACTCATTTAGCCGTATGGTGTAACCGCATTGCTCCTTGGCTATTGGAAAAGGTTTTACAGATGGCTGCCCCCCAACACAGACAACCACGTTATCAAAGATTCACAGGCGCTAGAGCAACCTTACGCTGAGGTTTTTCTAGCGTTTTTTACGCCAAAACCCCTCCCTCTCCTTATCAAGGAGAGCCAGTGCGTTGCGGAGCCAGTACTGCAGGAGGGTTTCCCTCCGTAGGTATCTGGCGTTGGGGTTCCCCCCGTTGTAGCACCTGGCGTGAGGGATGCCCCACAGGGCAGGGTGAGGTTTTTCCAGAATTTTGGATGATTTGATGACTTGTGTGTATAGTCGTCTTGATGCTGAGGCCAAAACCCCTCCCTCTCCTTAATAAGGAGAGCCAGTGCGTTGCGGAGCCAGTACTGCAGGAGGGTTTCCCTCCGTAGGTATCTGGCGTTGGGGTTCCCCCCGTTGTAGCACCTGGCGTGAGGGATGCCCCACAGGGCAGGGTGAGGTTTTTCCAGAATTTTGGATGATTTGATGACTTGTGTGTATAGTCGTCTTGATGCTGAGGCCAAAACCCCTCCCTCTCCTTAATAAGGAGAGCCAGTGCGTTGCGGAGCCAGTACTGCAGGAGGGTTTCCCTCCGTAGGTATCTGGCGTTGGGGTTCCCCCCGTTGTAGCACCTGGCGTGAGGGATGCCCCACAGGGCAGGGTGAGGTTTTTCCAGAATTTTGGATGATTTGATGACTTGTGTGTATAGTCGTCTTGATGCTGAGGCCAAAACCCCTCCCTCTCCTTAATAAGGAGAGCCAGTGCGTTGCGGAGCCAGTACTGCAGGAGGGTTTCCCTCCGTAGGTATCTGGCGTTGGGGTTCCCCCCGTTGTAGCACCTGGCGTGAGGGATGTCCCATAGGGCAGGGTGAGGTTTTCCAGAATTTTGGATGATTCTGCGACGTAAGGAAGCAATCTCACAATCTTGTTTTTTCGTAACTCGTGCGTAAGTCCTAAATGGATCACTTGAGGCTCTGCTTCAATATAACTCTTGGAAGGCACAACTTCTTGTATGGGCATTTCCATGATCATCAGAACAAGAAAAAGAATGATTCTCTTTCAAATTTCCACCTTCTTTAACCTTTTTATTTGCCTTTTTGTGCTTGTGGTTTAGGTGTTATTAATATTCTGTCGAGAATAAAATTATTCTACCTTTTTTACATTATGTAAAAATCATAAAACTGTATCCTTTTGGTGCTATGATTCCACAACATAGTCTATCTTCAATAAACATCAGACAACGAAGTCTTTAATGAGTGCTTACTAATAATAGAGAAGCATTTTTCAGCTCATTGAATTCATAAAAAAGACTTGCGTATCTATAAATTATTTTAGATAGATATAGATTTAACCCAGGTAGAATCAATGGAAAGTATCAAAATAGCAGATTTAGATAACGAGCCAATTAGTTTTGATTTAAGTCAAGAAGACTTAAACTCAATCAAAGGTGGTACTACTACGCTTAACAGTACCAATGACCAGGCTAAAACCGTCTTTCCAATTCGGATTGTCCGTTATCCGATTCGCATTACCCCTTTCCCCATTCGCGTCTTCATAATTCAAATAAAAGCAGCCCCAATAGATCCTATAGCGTTGAATGAAGCGGGAAGCTAGTAACTCATAAAGGAGACGATTTGCTGTTGGCATTGCTTAAAGAAAGTTATGAACATTGTCAGTGAGTTAGCGTTAAATTATCTTCAACGTTATGACTGCCAAATTTCTGAGGATTATAAAACTATTCTGATTGAGGCATGTGAAATTCATCCACCACCACACGGCATGGCATGGTACGGTAATTTATATCGTCAGTTCGCCCGTAATGCTGAATGGTTCACTAATTCCCTAATGGTGAATGCGGTTGAAGAAGGAACTGGCTCAAAAGAAGTTTGGCAATTCTCGCAGGGCATCGAAAATCAGGAATTTGCTGAATTGGTTCGCAATCACTCCATTGATGAGTCGCGCCATTCCCTCATGTTTGTAGCGCTACTCAATATTCTGTTTCCTACAGAAATGGAGGCGGATTTGCGAGCCGAATTGCAAGCCTCATCGCCTAAATACTATCACCACAAACATCCACCCATAGAAACGCCTTCTCCTGAGAAGACAATGGATGAATTCCTGGTGATGGATGAAATTATCCAGATTAATCTCTTGGAAATACGGGCATTAATCTTGCAACTTTTGCTGCGCCCTGTACTCCAAGCCTATGCCACACCTGAGGATTTACCAAAGGTAACTCGGATGTCTGATTTGTTGATTTACGACGAAACAAAACACATTGAGTATTCTGGCTACTGTATTGGTAAGTACATGAACCAAGGTAATTATTCTTGGGTGCGACAGATGATGATTGACCGCCAAAAAACTATCAACGAAATGTTTTTGGACGGTATAGAATTAGAAAATTCTGTTGGCACAACAGTTTTGAAGAGTAGCCGGTAAACGCTAGAGCAACCTCACACTGAGGTTTTTTCTAGCGCTTCGTGGCTCCCCTTCCGCAGCTCTCACCTCACCCTGCCCTGTCGGGCATCCCTCTCCTTATTAAGGAGAGGGAAAGGTTTTAGCTACGCTAAAAGTGAGGGTGAGGTTTTGAGCCAGATGTGTGTACAAGGTAGCCTTAACAAGGGGTGGGGTCAAATCGTGGGATAAAGCTAAAACGAGTCTCCTGTGTCAGCACCAACCTCCAATCATCCTCATACCTGCTAATTGTATTAATTCATTAACTTTGATTTTTTAAAAAACAGCTTTTCAATTAGAATCTTTTTTGAGAAGAGAAACAAACATTTTAAATTTTAAATTTATGAAACATGATTGGCGTTCGCGTAGCGCCTGCCTTGCAGCATCGCTTCTGTGGGGCAGTTCCTTAGCATCGCATAGCGTGCGCAAAGCGCATTCGCTCTTTCTATTCACCTTACCCTTATACATTGTAGGAAGTTTAACTTCTATAAGTACAGTCAAAGCACAAGTCAGTTCTGATGGAACTGTATCTACTACCGTCACTACTCCTGATGGCAGGAATTTTGATATCAATGATGGAACAACAAGGGGAGGAAACCTTTTTCACAGCTTCAAAGATTTTTCTGTTCCTACAGGTGGTTCGGCTAATTTTAAGAATGCACTTGATGTGCAAAACATCATCGGTCGGGTAACGGGTGGTTCTGTTTCTAATATTGAAGGTGCGATTAGAGCACTAGGTAACGCAAACTTATTTTTACTCAATCCAGCAGGGATTATTTTTGGATCAAATGCCAGCTTGCAAATTGGTGGTTCTTTTTTGGGGAGTACGGCGAATAGTTTGCTGTTTGACAATGGGTTTGAGTTTAGTGCGACTAATCCGCAAGCACCGCCGTTGTTAACTATAAATGTTCCGATTGGCTTAGGATTTCGGGATAATCCTGGAACGATTACGGTGCAGGGAGAAGGTCATAAATTTAGTTATGCAACAGATACAGACGCAACTATTCGCACTGATAGTCCAGGGCTGCAAGTGCAGCCAGGGAAAACCTTGGCACTTGTAGGTGGTAATGTATTGCTAGAGGGTGGAAATCTTAGGGCTGAGTCGGGACGGATTGAATTGGGGAGTATTGCTTCACCAAGTTTGGTCAACCTTCGTCAAACAGATTTTGGCTTTGCTTTAGGATATTCAGGCGTGCAGAATTTCGGGGACATCCAACTATCTCAAAGAGCTTCAGCAGATGCTAGTGGTGAGGGAGGAGGCGAAATTCAGGTACAGAGTAGGCGACTGTCGCTACGTGATGGTGCATCGATTTTATCCATCTCCTCTGGGTCAAAGCCAGGAGGAACTTTTAGTGTCAACGCTACTGAGTCTGTGGAACTGATTGGACAATCAACAAATAATCAGTATGCCAGCAGCTTATCTACAGAATCTCAAGGTAGTGGTTCCTCTGGGGACTTGAGGATTACTACGGGTAAGTTCATTGCGAAAGATGGCGCTTATGCACAGACTTATATTGTATCTTCCGGTAATGGGGGTAATCTTACTTTACAAGCTTCCGAGTCTATAGAACTGATAGGGAGAGGTCTGTATAGCAGCGGTTTTTATACTAGCACTGGTAGTGGCAGTAGTGGAAATGGTGGGGACTTGAGCATAGAAACCGGGCGTTTGAGCATCACAGATGGTGCGACAGTGGATGCGAATACAGAAAGTTCAGGAAATGCTGGCAAGGTGACGATTAAGGCTGGTACTCTGCTAGTACGGGATGGAGCAAGGGTCACTGCTAGCACTTTTGGTGGAGGCGATGGAGGTAATTTGACAGTCACCGCTGATAGAGTAGAGCTGATTGGTACCACGGCTGATGGTGAGTTTTCTGGCGGCTTGTTTGCTCAACAAAATACCCAAGATGCAACAGCGAATGCGGGAAACTTAACAATTAATACCCGTGAGTTACTCGTGCAGAATGGAGCACAGGTCAGTGCTAGCACTTTTGGTGCAGGCAATGGAGGGAATTTGATAGTTATAGCTGACAAAGTAGAACTGATTGGTACTACCACCGATGGTGAATTTTCTAGCGGCTTGTTTGCTCAACAGAATACCTCAGGTGCAACAGGGAATGGAGGAGACCTAACAATTAACACCCGTGAGTTACTGGTCCGGGATGGAGCACGGGTCAGTGCTAGCACTTTTGGTGCAGGGAATTCGGGAAACTTAACAATTAATACCCGTGAGTTACTCATGCAGAGTGGAGCCCAGGTCAGTGCTAGCACTTTTGGTGCAGGTAATGGAGGGAATTTGATAGTCACATCTGACAAAGTAAAACTGATTGGTACTACCACCGATGGTAAGTTTTCCAGCGGCTTATTTGCTCAAACTGACTTTAATACAACAGGAAATGCGGGAGACCTAACAATTAACACCCGTGAATTACTCGTGCGGGATCGGGCAGGAGTGTCTGTGCAAAGTCTGGGAACAGGGACTGCAGGCAACCTGACAGTAAATGCTCGCGCTATCCGTTTGGACAACAACGGCACTCTGAGAGCTAACACTCGCAGCAACAGCACTGATCCCAATAAACAGCAAGCAACTGTTACGATACGCTCTAAAGATTTGATATTGCGTCGTGGTAGCAACATCACTGCTAATGCCACAGGTACGGCTAATGGGGGTAACATTACTATTACCACTGATAACCTGGTTGGTCTAGAAAATAGTGACATTACTGCCAATGCTTTCAGCGGTAACGGTGGGAACATCACAATTAGAACTCAAGGTCTATTTGGAATCCAGCCTCGCTCTCAATTAACGCCTGAAAGTGACATCACCGCATTTTCGCAACAAAACCCATCCTTAAGTGGGACTATCAACATTATCACTCCAGAAATTGACCCCACCCGTGGGCTATTTGAATTAACAGAAACTGTCATTGACCCTGCACAGCAGATTGCTCAAAATCCATGTGTCAAAGGTTTTGGTAACAGCTTTACCATCACCGGACGCGGCGGACTTCCAACAGATCCAAATAAAATTCTTAGTAGTAACAATGTGCGTGTTGATTTAATTAAACCTGTCGCCAGTACGGTAAGTTCAACAAGTACAACACAAAAGCAGCCATCAAAAAGTCCAACTGTTAAACAGATAATACCAGCGCGGGGATGGATATATAACGAAAAAGGTCAGGTGGTGCTGGTAGGTTATGATCCAACCAAGACTGGTGTACAACGTGAGCAGCCAGCACCTGCTAGTAATTGTGCTGCTGTGAGATAGATACGTAGGGTGGGCACTCTGTCACAGATCCCCGATTTCTTAAAGAATAGGACTTACGCACACTCTACGAATTCTTGGCGCTCTTGGCGACGCCAGTCACCTACGGAGGGAAACCCTCCTGCAGTGCTGGCTCGTCTTGGCGGTTCGATAAATTAAGCTTTTTGGCTATTTTTGCGTAAGTCCTAAAGAAGTCAGGGATCTTGTTTTTTTAAGACTCCTCACCTTTTACTCTTTACTTGCCTGTGCTTGGCTCGTAGCGTGCAACTTAAGAAAACTATCAAAAGCGTACCAACCTAACACATACCAAGGAATAGTTTCCAATTGCAATCCCTTAGTAAGTAACTGCCGAATAGAAAACAGACCCAGTCCCAAAGGAAAAAGCAAGCGCAAATCAACAGCATTATTCGTCGCTTGTCTAACTCGCTTATTCAAGTCAACAACTGCATTTGATACTTCTGCTGCGGCTTCAGATTTTCCTAATGTGACATCACCAAAAATAATTCCTAAATCACATAATGTCGCGTAAACATTCTCTCGACTTACATCGTCACCATCGTGATTGATGACGATACTGCCATTTTGAATATTAGTCCGTACTTGGTTAATATTAGGATTTGCTTGCAGCGCATTAGCAATCCGTTGCATGTCCCCAGATTGACGATGGGGGTGTGCAACTCTCAAACGCAGTCTTCCTGGAGTAGAACTGACAACCCGCGTAGATATTGGTTGAAAAACTTTTTTTATAGATCTTTCTTCAATCACTTTTGGCATATCAGTGAGATTAATATAACCATTTTTTGACACGTAATTATCCTCCTAATTCAGAAATTCGTAATTCGCAATTGAGCAGAAAAATGATTGCGAACTACGAATTTCCTTGGTGTTCCCTGGCTCAGCCAAGGAACACGAAATTAATCGAAAGCTATGCACCATTATCGAGCGTATTGTCAACAGGGGAACCCACAACATCAACTGCTGGTAGCTGTCTTCCTTCAGCAAGTTCTGCTCTTGCTTCGGCTACCATGTCCTCCCAACTTTCGCCAACTTCTGCAACGGCTCCCTTGCTTTTTTCAAAAAGAACAAGTCCGCCTTTGATGATTGATTTGGCTATGGGTTTACCAATACCTGTGACAATCGGAATGACGACAGGTGCGAGGAGTACTGCTCCAATACCAGCTATAATACCAGGTGCGCCAGCGTCTTCAACAAAATCGGTGATTTTAGGTGCCATGATTATTTTCCTCCTGTGAACGGGAAAAGTTTTTACAAAGTTGTTCAGTGTACTATCGTTAAGATAGCTATCTCCGAATAGCTGATGGTAGAACTTTTTGTTTGCGGTTTTTGAGAATTGGGCGCAAACCATTAACTCCCGCAACAACTGTTGAGCCATTATTAACGACAGTTGCTGCTAAGGGGTTAAGACCAAACAAAACTGCGATCGCTAATGCTGCTACGTTAGGAACAGCGATCAGAGTCGTGTTTTGCTGAATTATTTGCCTAGCATTGCGGGCAATTTCAATCGCCTCCAACAAACCATGCAAGTCATTCTCCATTAGCACTACGTCTGCTGTCTCGCGAGCGATTTCAGAACCATTGGCAAAGGAAACAGAAACATCAGCATAGGCTAATGCTGGTGAGTCATTGATTCCATCACCAACAAATGCAACTGTCTTACCTTGTTCGTGCAGCTCACGGACAACAGTTGCTTTCTGCTCAGGAAAAGCTTCTGCGTGGGTGTGCGTTGGAGGAATTCCCAATTGAGAGGCTACAGCGCTAGCAGTTCGTTTATTATCCCCAGTCAGCATGTGGACCTCCACACCTTCGGCTGTCAAGAGCGCTGTGATAACTTCTCGGCTTTCTGAACGGAGTACGTCACTATACTCTATCATACCTTGAAGTTGACCATTGCTAGCAACATAAATGACTGAAGTTGCCTGCTTTTGATGTCCATTGAGATCCATCTCAACGCCTTCTTGACGCAGATAGCGCTCACTACCCACGTAAACAGTTTCCCCGTCAATGTCTGCACGAACACCTAGACCAAGTTGGTAGTCCCACTTAGTACGGGAAAGCGTTTGTACTCCTTGTTCTTGAGCATAGCGGACGATCGCCTCCGCCACTGGGTGAGTCAGACGCTGCTCAGCCGCTGCAGCAAGCTCCAGGACTCGTGTTGTTGATGTTGCAGGATTTCGACTTTCGACACCAACAACAGCCACTTCACCTTTAGTCAATGTGCCTGTTTTATCAAACACAATGGTGTCAACTTCTGCAAGTTTTTCTAGTGCTCGTCCGCTACGAATCAGAACACCGTGCCGTGCTGAGTATGTTAGCGCGGCTAATACAGTTGTTGGTATTGAGACACGAATTCCAGTGCATAAATCGAGAGTGAAGATGCTGGCTGCTCGTGCTGGGTTACGAGTAAGGGCAAATACTGCCCCGCCAAGTAGCAATGTTGGTACGACTGCTTTTTGAGCAATATTCAGAGCCTGGTTTTCCATACGGGTATCGTGAACAGGAGCTTCTTGCATTAACCGAATGCTCTGTCCAGCACAAGTATCATTACCGACTCGTTCCGCCGAAATATAAATTCGTCCCTCGCGCATGAGAGTTGAGGCGTAAACGGTTTGTCCCTTTTTCTTCAACACGGGCATAGACTCACCAGTGAGTTTTTGCTCATCCAGTAACGCTTTACCTCGTAGGATAGTACCATCAACTGGAACTTGTTCACCCGGATAAACTATGACTGTATCGCCTCGGTGTACATCTTGGATCGGAATTTGCACCTTTTCGCCATCGCGTTCCACCCAGACAAACTGTCCGAGAGAACTGAGTAGATCCAAAGTTTGTTGAGCTGAAGAACGAGCCGTGCGATCGCGTATATTCTCGCCAATTTCAATCAAACTCAGCATCAGCGCAGGTGTGAGAAATTGACCCTGGACTGTGGTAATAGCAATAGCAATAAAATCTAGAAAGTCAATATTCAGTTTTTGCTCATCCCTGATCCCCTCCCAAGCTCGTTTGAAAACAGGTAATGTGGCAAGGGCGATAGTTCCT
This portion of the Brasilonema sennae CENA114 genome encodes:
- a CDS encoding SDR family NAD(P)-dependent oxidoreductase, translating into MNIQGKTALVTGASRGIGRAIAFELARQGIKRLLLVARDSGCLAEVASEIEMLGVEAVILPLDLSEVVEVNIAIAQAWRDYGPIDLLVNCAGVAHQTPFLESRLPNVQVEINVNLIGMYTMTRLVARRMVAQGSGTIVNVSSLMGKVAAPTMATYSATKFAIIGFTQALRGELAKHNIRVVALLPSLTDTDMVRELEWFRWVVPITPQKVAQALVSGLQRDSPEILVGWQTHLAVWCNRIAPWLLEKVLQMAAPQHRQPRYQRFTGARATLR
- a CDS encoding filamentous hemagglutinin N-terminal domain-containing protein; this encodes MKHDWRSRSACLAASLLWGSSLASHSVRKAHSLFLFTLPLYIVGSLTSISTVKAQVSSDGTVSTTVTTPDGRNFDINDGTTRGGNLFHSFKDFSVPTGGSANFKNALDVQNIIGRVTGGSVSNIEGAIRALGNANLFLLNPAGIIFGSNASLQIGGSFLGSTANSLLFDNGFEFSATNPQAPPLLTINVPIGLGFRDNPGTITVQGEGHKFSYATDTDATIRTDSPGLQVQPGKTLALVGGNVLLEGGNLRAESGRIELGSIASPSLVNLRQTDFGFALGYSGVQNFGDIQLSQRASADASGEGGGEIQVQSRRLSLRDGASILSISSGSKPGGTFSVNATESVELIGQSTNNQYASSLSTESQGSGSSGDLRITTGKFIAKDGAYAQTYIVSSGNGGNLTLQASESIELIGRGLYSSGFYTSTGSGSSGNGGDLSIETGRLSITDGATVDANTESSGNAGKVTIKAGTLLVRDGARVTASTFGGGDGGNLTVTADRVELIGTTADGEFSGGLFAQQNTQDATANAGNLTINTRELLVQNGAQVSASTFGAGNGGNLIVIADKVELIGTTTDGEFSSGLFAQQNTSGATGNGGDLTINTRELLVRDGARVSASTFGAGNSGNLTINTRELLMQSGAQVSASTFGAGNGGNLIVTSDKVKLIGTTTDGKFSSGLFAQTDFNTTGNAGDLTINTRELLVRDRAGVSVQSLGTGTAGNLTVNARAIRLDNNGTLRANTRSNSTDPNKQQATVTIRSKDLILRRGSNITANATGTANGGNITITTDNLVGLENSDITANAFSGNGGNITIRTQGLFGIQPRSQLTPESDITAFSQQNPSLSGTINIITPEIDPTRGLFELTETVIDPAQQIAQNPCVKGFGNSFTITGRGGLPTDPNKILSSNNVRVDLIKPVASTVSSTSTTQKQPSKSPTVKQIIPARGWIYNEKGQVVLVGYDPTKTGVQREQPAPASNCAAVR
- a CDS encoding HMA2 domain-containing protein encodes the protein MSKNGYINLTDMPKVIEERSIKKVFQPISTRVVSSTPGRLRLRVAHPHRQSGDMQRIANALQANPNINQVRTNIQNGSIVINHDGDDVSRENVYATLCDLGIIFGDVTLGKSEAAAEVSNAVVDLNKRVRQATNNAVDLRLLFPLGLGLFSIRQLLTKGLQLETIPWYVLGWYAFDSFLKLHATSQAQASKE
- a CDS encoding DUF5132 domain-containing protein; protein product: MAPKITDFVEDAGAPGIIAGIGAVLLAPVVIPIVTGIGKPIAKSIIKGGLVLFEKSKGAVAEVGESWEDMVAEARAELAEGRQLPAVDVVGSPVDNTLDNGA
- a CDS encoding heavy metal translocating P-type ATPase, which codes for MAKLSVQLPTSRGHASQVAVAAKNGISRVESNGHSNGHPEVKSSEVSYSIVHRLPERVRLRVPRLLSDADYAQRLQVLLEADTLVTSVRVKRAAASLTVTYKSSKVSDTKIRSHLDHLIQAASEVVVLKPSQPKPASDAEQKSWPGMQLSGLATALAVLGGPIGWSIPPVMVAGTIALATLPVFKRAWEGIRDEQKLNIDFLDFIAIAITTVQGQFLTPALMLSLIEIGENIRDRTARSSAQQTLDLLSSLGQFVWVERDGEKVQIPIQDVHRGDTVIVYPGEQVPVDGTILRGKALLDEQKLTGESMPVLKKKGQTVYASTLMREGRIYISAERVGNDTCAGQSIRLMQEAPVHDTRMENQALNIAQKAVVPTLLLGGAVFALTRNPARAASIFTLDLCTGIRVSIPTTVLAALTYSARHGVLIRSGRALEKLAEVDTIVFDKTGTLTKGEVAVVGVESRNPATSTTRVLELAAAAEQRLTHPVAEAIVRYAQEQGVQTLSRTKWDYQLGLGVRADIDGETVYVGSERYLRQEGVEMDLNGHQKQATSVIYVASNGQLQGMIEYSDVLRSESREVITALLTAEGVEVHMLTGDNKRTASAVASQLGIPPTHTHAEAFPEQKATVVRELHEQGKTVAFVGDGINDSPALAYADVSVSFANGSEIARETADVVLMENDLHGLLEAIEIARNARQIIQQNTTLIAVPNVAALAIAVLFGLNPLAATVVNNGSTVVAGVNGLRPILKNRKQKVLPSAIRR